One genomic window of Arthrobacter sp. KBS0703 includes the following:
- a CDS encoding DNA glycosylase AlkZ-like family protein: MTIHVSSSGSLNAAGLSAAGLNGADLTPELLRAWAWHRQGLDGTLAGATPEEVLARAGWARSVGGANPYLTLFARAGIRRDRVDQDVLDLRIHELPAARGCTYVLGREDFAWALSLGKNAEEAFRVLGRLGVDRGEMTLLEEQILHVLSEAEGPMDPKQLKDELGESVRSLGEEGKKKGVATTLPTALGLLQADGRIRRVPVNGRLDQQRYAYTLWSLPPGKLGAEQARTELISRYLGWTGGATLKQSQWFTGFTVAHSKAALAEVGAVEQPTAGGDVLWMLPDDVERLAVFAPPEEEQIQLLAGTDSLVLQRRNSADLFAEADKGRKVLKSAVALLADLPDHPILDRGRIIGLWQYDPGRARIAYWLFDGPTPAAEQRIAEVEAWIQEDLGDFRSFSLDSVASRQERCLLYTSRCV, from the coding sequence ATGACCATCCACGTCTCGTCCTCTGGAAGCCTCAACGCAGCGGGACTCAGCGCGGCAGGACTCAACGGCGCGGACCTGACGCCGGAACTGCTCCGCGCCTGGGCCTGGCACCGGCAGGGGCTGGACGGCACGCTCGCCGGGGCCACACCGGAAGAGGTGTTGGCCCGGGCCGGCTGGGCGAGGTCGGTGGGCGGCGCCAACCCGTACCTCACCCTGTTCGCCCGCGCCGGGATCCGCCGCGACCGGGTGGACCAGGACGTCCTTGACCTGAGGATCCACGAGCTTCCCGCGGCGCGCGGCTGCACCTACGTCCTGGGCCGGGAGGACTTTGCCTGGGCCCTGAGCCTGGGCAAGAACGCGGAAGAAGCCTTCAGGGTGCTCGGCAGGCTGGGAGTGGACCGGGGCGAGATGACGCTGCTTGAAGAGCAGATCCTGCATGTGCTCTCGGAGGCCGAGGGCCCGATGGATCCCAAACAGCTCAAGGACGAGCTGGGCGAATCGGTCCGGAGCCTTGGCGAGGAAGGCAAGAAGAAAGGCGTGGCCACCACGCTGCCCACGGCCCTGGGACTGCTGCAGGCCGACGGGCGGATCCGGCGGGTTCCCGTCAACGGACGCCTGGACCAGCAGCGCTACGCCTACACCCTCTGGTCGCTGCCGCCCGGCAAGCTCGGCGCGGAGCAGGCCCGGACCGAACTGATCAGCCGGTACCTGGGCTGGACGGGCGGCGCCACCCTCAAACAGTCCCAGTGGTTCACCGGCTTCACGGTGGCCCACAGCAAGGCCGCGCTGGCCGAGGTCGGAGCCGTGGAGCAGCCCACCGCCGGCGGCGACGTGCTGTGGATGCTGCCCGACGACGTCGAACGCCTCGCGGTGTTTGCGCCGCCGGAGGAGGAACAGATCCAGTTGCTGGCCGGAACCGACTCGCTCGTCCTGCAGCGGCGGAACTCCGCCGACCTGTTCGCGGAGGCGGACAAAGGCAGGAAGGTGCTGAAGTCCGCCGTTGCGCTGCTGGCCGACCTGCCGGACCACCCGATTCTGGACCGCGGCAGGATCATCGGGCTGTGGCAGTACGATCCGGGCAGGGCCAGGATCGCGTACTGGCTCTTCGATGGCCCCACGCCCGCCGCGGAGCAGCGCATCGCCGAGGTGGAGGCCTGGATCCAGGAGGACCTGGGTGATTTCCGGTCCTTCAGCCTGGATTCGGTGGCCTCACGGCAGGAACGCTGTCTCTTATACACATCTAGATGTGTATAA
- a CDS encoding glycosyltransferase family 4 protein: MQPRPSAVRLLVPGNIRHNSGGNVYNAALARGLSQLGVRVDVEPVEGTWPVGNTEERRRLAGLLVRGTGNGDAVTIVDGLIASGAPDALEAAVEGGQRPWILLHMPLIDHPELEIRALRAAAGVICTSGSAAADITRRHGAARVHVALPGTEKAEPAVGSNPPHLLSVAALLPNKDQMLLLGALAQVQDLPWTAALVGSDEADPDYAREVRGALGEYGLEGRVRLAGELRGSALEEQWHAADLSLLVSRVEAFGMAVTESLAHGVPVVVRSGTGAVEALNLGAVDLAAQEGGGSRLPGAAVVLDTDPAPLAAVLRGWLSGPELQAQWRQAALAGRDRLPGWDATARQVLEIIGGPAPGPGHSSERRADGQ; this comes from the coding sequence ATGCAACCCCGCCCGTCCGCGGTCCGGCTGCTCGTCCCCGGCAACATCCGCCACAACTCGGGCGGCAACGTCTACAACGCGGCCCTGGCGCGCGGACTCTCGCAGCTGGGCGTCAGAGTGGACGTGGAACCGGTGGAGGGTACATGGCCGGTAGGCAACACTGAAGAACGACGGCGGCTGGCTGGCCTGCTGGTCCGGGGAACCGGAAACGGTGATGCAGTCACAATCGTGGACGGGCTCATCGCCTCCGGCGCTCCTGACGCACTGGAAGCGGCCGTTGAGGGCGGGCAACGCCCGTGGATCCTGCTGCACATGCCGCTGATCGACCATCCGGAACTCGAGATCCGGGCGCTCCGCGCGGCCGCCGGCGTGATCTGCACCAGCGGTTCCGCCGCCGCTGACATCACCCGGCGCCACGGCGCCGCCAGGGTCCACGTCGCGCTGCCCGGCACGGAGAAAGCCGAGCCTGCCGTGGGTTCCAATCCGCCGCACCTGCTCTCCGTGGCTGCCTTGCTGCCGAACAAGGACCAGATGCTCCTCCTCGGCGCCCTCGCCCAGGTGCAGGACCTGCCATGGACGGCAGCACTGGTCGGTTCCGATGAGGCGGACCCGGACTACGCGCGGGAGGTCAGGGGAGCCCTGGGCGAGTACGGACTGGAGGGCCGCGTGCGGCTTGCCGGCGAACTGAGGGGATCCGCGCTGGAAGAGCAATGGCATGCGGCCGACCTCAGCCTGCTGGTGTCCAGGGTTGAGGCGTTCGGGATGGCGGTTACCGAGTCGCTCGCGCACGGCGTTCCCGTGGTGGTCCGCAGCGGCACGGGCGCCGTCGAAGCGCTGAACCTGGGTGCCGTGGACCTGGCCGCGCAGGAAGGCGGCGGATCCCGGCTGCCGGGGGCCGCCGTCGTCCTTGACACGGACCCGGCACCGCTCGCCGCGGTGCTGCGCGGCTGGCTCAGCGGGCCGGAGCTGCAAGCGCAGTGGCGCCAGGCGGCGCTCGCCGGAAGGGACCGGCTTCCTGGCTGGGACGCGACCGCCCGGCAGGTCCTGGAAATCATCGGCGGACCGGCACCTGGGCCCGGCCATTCCTCGGAACGGCGTGCTGATGGACAATGA
- a CDS encoding 6-carboxytetrahydropterin synthase: MFSLTVRRHFMIAHSLPREAFGPAQALHGATFVAEVTFRRRALNDDAIVLDIGAAGGILEEVLAGLNYRNLDDHPDFAGKLSTTEALAQYIAEAVAGRLREDGDGRELAGLDVTLRENPDAWASFALDLSRG, encoded by the coding sequence GTGTTCAGCCTGACCGTCCGCCGCCACTTCATGATCGCCCACAGCCTTCCCCGGGAGGCGTTCGGGCCCGCCCAGGCCCTGCACGGGGCCACGTTTGTGGCGGAGGTGACCTTCCGCCGTCGGGCCCTCAACGACGACGCCATCGTCCTGGACATCGGCGCGGCCGGCGGCATCCTCGAGGAGGTGCTCGCCGGGCTCAACTACCGCAACCTGGACGATCACCCGGATTTCGCCGGCAAGCTCAGCACTACCGAGGCACTGGCGCAGTACATCGCGGAGGCCGTGGCGGGGCGGCTCCGTGAAGACGGCGACGGCCGCGAACTGGCCGGCCTGGACGTCACCCTGCGGGAAAACCCGGACGCCTGGGCCTCCTTCGCCCTCGACCTCTCCCGCGGTTAG
- a CDS encoding zinc-binding alcohol dehydrogenase: MSISQQPAEATAYWTVGPNQGELRAEELPAPGPGEALVRTLYSGISKGTELVVHHASVPPCVAEQMRAPHQEGVFPWPVKFGYLSVGIVEEGPEDWAGQPVFCLHPHQDRYVVPLASLTRIPDGVPPRRAVLTGTVETAVNALWEAGPRLGDRIAVIGAGLVGGMVATLLRTFPLARLQLVDLDPARKELADALGVDFAHPDDALPDCDIVFHCSASEGGLERSLKLVGDEGEIIEMSWYADRRVSLPLGEDFHARRLSIRASQVGAVARARRHRRTNADRLETAAGLLKDPVFDAFLTGSSAFTELPDVVRQLSDGTLDALCHVIEYPTTETMR, encoded by the coding sequence ATGAGTATTTCCCAGCAGCCTGCAGAAGCAACCGCCTATTGGACCGTCGGCCCCAACCAGGGCGAGCTCCGCGCCGAGGAGCTGCCCGCGCCGGGCCCCGGGGAGGCACTGGTCCGGACGCTGTACTCCGGAATCAGCAAGGGCACCGAACTCGTGGTGCACCATGCGTCCGTTCCGCCCTGCGTAGCAGAGCAGATGCGGGCCCCGCACCAGGAAGGCGTCTTTCCCTGGCCGGTGAAGTTCGGGTACCTTTCCGTGGGCATTGTCGAGGAAGGTCCGGAGGACTGGGCAGGCCAGCCGGTGTTCTGCCTGCATCCGCACCAGGACCGGTACGTCGTCCCGCTCGCCTCGCTCACCCGGATTCCCGACGGCGTGCCGCCCCGCCGCGCGGTGCTCACCGGCACGGTGGAAACCGCCGTCAACGCGCTTTGGGAGGCGGGGCCGAGGCTCGGTGACCGCATCGCGGTGATCGGCGCCGGACTGGTGGGCGGCATGGTGGCCACGCTGCTGCGGACCTTTCCGCTGGCGAGGCTCCAGCTCGTCGATTTGGACCCCGCACGCAAGGAACTGGCCGATGCCCTGGGCGTCGACTTCGCGCACCCGGATGACGCCCTTCCGGACTGCGACATCGTCTTCCATTGCTCCGCCTCGGAAGGCGGCCTGGAACGCAGCCTCAAGCTGGTCGGGGACGAAGGCGAGATCATCGAGATGTCCTGGTACGCGGACCGGCGGGTCAGCCTGCCGTTGGGGGAGGACTTCCACGCCCGCCGGCTGTCCATCCGCGCGAGCCAGGTGGGAGCCGTCGCCAGGGCGCGCCGGCACCGCCGCACCAACGCAGACCGACTGGAGACCGCGGCGGGCCTGCTGAAGGACCCGGTCTTCGACGCCTTCCTCACGGGCAGCTCCGCGTTCACGGAACTGCCCGACGTCGTCCGGCAGCTTTCGGACGGCACCCTGGATGCGCTGTGCCACGTCATCGAATACCCGACCACAGAAACCATGAGGTAA
- a CDS encoding dihydrofolate reductase family protein — MPDTTCHMSISLDGFVAGPDQSREAPLGKRGLELHRWHIGDPRANDADKVASEWLMRPRGAYVMGRNMFGPVRGDWDEEWTGWWGAEPPYHAPVFVLTRFEHDPIQMDGGTTFHFVTEGFDAAYAAACQAAGDKGVDIAGGASTVRQALIAGVIDELTLDIAPVLLGAGERIFDGVESFGFEPAEVLHSPLATHIRYRRVS; from the coding sequence ATGCCGGACACCACCTGCCACATGTCGATCTCGCTGGACGGCTTCGTCGCCGGTCCGGACCAGAGCCGCGAGGCCCCCCTGGGCAAGCGGGGGCTGGAGCTGCACCGCTGGCACATCGGCGACCCGCGAGCCAACGATGCCGACAAGGTCGCGAGTGAGTGGCTCATGCGCCCGCGGGGTGCGTATGTGATGGGTCGGAACATGTTCGGCCCGGTCCGCGGGGACTGGGATGAGGAATGGACCGGGTGGTGGGGAGCCGAACCGCCGTACCACGCGCCGGTGTTCGTGCTGACGCGTTTCGAACATGACCCGATTCAGATGGACGGCGGGACGACCTTCCACTTCGTCACCGAGGGCTTCGACGCGGCCTACGCCGCAGCCTGCCAGGCCGCGGGGGACAAAGGCGTGGACATCGCCGGCGGGGCTTCGACCGTCCGACAGGCACTGATCGCCGGCGTCATCGACGAACTCACCCTAGACATTGCACCGGTCCTGCTCGGTGCGGGCGAGCGCATTTTCGACGGGGTTGAATCCTTCGGTTTCGAACCCGCCGAGGTGCTTCACTCACCGCTGGCCACCCACATCCGCTATCGCCGCGTCAGCTAA
- a CDS encoding type 1 glutamine amidotransferase domain-containing protein, with protein sequence MKKILMVLTSVSEIGDTGEKTGYNVAEAAHPWKVFKDSGHFVDFASIKGGQPPRDEVDSEDPIQVAFTEDETTRAGLYNTARVDVVDPEQYDAVFLVGGHGTMWDFPDSEGLQNLVASVYNAGGLVGAVCHGPAGLVNVELANGFRLVEGRKVAAFTNDEEVAAGKDKVIPFFLADRLEEQGATHVSAGVFEEKVVVDERLVTGQNPASAAGVAKEMEKLFAQVIHQEKAEEQHETEALRAEKDAEKNAKKAAAEAEH encoded by the coding sequence ATGAAGAAAATCCTCATGGTACTGACCAGCGTTTCCGAGATCGGCGATACCGGAGAGAAGACCGGCTACAACGTGGCCGAAGCTGCACATCCCTGGAAGGTTTTCAAGGATTCCGGGCATTTCGTCGACTTTGCGTCCATCAAGGGCGGCCAGCCCCCGCGCGACGAGGTGGACTCAGAAGATCCCATCCAGGTCGCCTTCACGGAGGACGAGACCACGCGCGCCGGCCTCTACAACACTGCCCGCGTCGACGTCGTTGATCCCGAACAGTACGATGCCGTCTTCCTCGTGGGCGGCCACGGCACCATGTGGGACTTCCCTGACAGCGAAGGCCTGCAGAATCTGGTGGCCAGCGTCTACAACGCCGGCGGCTTGGTGGGCGCGGTCTGCCACGGACCGGCTGGCTTGGTGAACGTGGAACTGGCGAACGGGTTCCGCCTCGTCGAGGGCCGGAAGGTGGCCGCCTTCACCAACGACGAGGAGGTCGCCGCAGGGAAGGACAAGGTCATCCCGTTCTTTCTGGCAGACCGACTTGAGGAACAGGGCGCCACCCACGTCTCCGCTGGCGTCTTTGAGGAGAAGGTCGTGGTTGACGAGCGGCTGGTGACCGGCCAGAACCCGGCCTCAGCCGCCGGCGTGGCCAAGGAGATGGAGAAGCTCTTCGCACAGGTCATCCACCAGGAAAAAGCCGAGGAACAGCACGAGACGGAGGCTCTGCGCGCCGAGAAGGACGCCGAGAAGAACGCCAAGAAGGCTGCCGCGGAAGCGGAGCACTAA
- a CDS encoding SRPBCC family protein, with protein MNARSADYAFLTTWRVAGTTDDVAELLSDPVGLARWWPSVYLSAELLHAGQENGVGRMARLHTKGWLPYTLRWTLTVTEPITNKGFAIRATGDLDGTGRWTFEQDGPEAVITYDWRVTAAKPLLRRLSWLLKPGFSANHRWAMARGQDSLALELRRRRAGTDPQTVPAPPPPTFPRLAGRGRRTGQAG; from the coding sequence ATGAATGCCAGAAGCGCCGACTACGCCTTCCTGACCACCTGGCGCGTGGCCGGAACCACGGACGACGTCGCTGAACTGCTGAGCGACCCCGTCGGCCTGGCCCGCTGGTGGCCGTCGGTCTACCTGTCCGCGGAACTCCTGCACGCGGGCCAGGAGAACGGCGTGGGCCGGATGGCCAGGCTCCACACCAAAGGCTGGCTGCCCTACACCCTCCGCTGGACGCTGACCGTCACGGAACCAATAACCAATAAAGGGTTCGCGATCCGGGCCACCGGCGACCTGGACGGCACCGGGCGGTGGACCTTCGAGCAGGACGGCCCGGAGGCCGTCATCACCTATGACTGGCGGGTGACCGCCGCCAAGCCGCTGCTGCGGCGCCTCAGCTGGCTGCTGAAGCCCGGGTTCTCCGCCAACCACCGGTGGGCGATGGCCCGGGGGCAGGACAGCCTGGCGCTCGAGCTGCGCCGCAGACGGGCGGGAACCGACCCGCAGACGGTGCCCGCACCGCCGCCGCCCACGTTCCCGCGATTGGCGGGACGTGGGCGGCGGACCGGCCAGGCCGGTTGA
- a CDS encoding efflux RND transporter permease subunit: MRRIVGFSLKFRALVVAIAVAIMAFGGVQLSTASVDVFPEFAPPKVEIQTICIGLTASEVEELVTVPLEDALNGVEGLDEIRSKSVEQLSSIVLLFAPGADLLKARQLVSERIANVTPSLPTWAAPPVMLQPLSSTSRVMKIGLTSDERSLMEMSMITYWKIRAHLLRVPGVANIAIWGERLQMLQVQAIPAKMKANDVSLNQVMEVTADALDAGLLQYSPGAVIGTGGYIGTPNQRIGVQHVLPITTPKDLAEITIEEKNGKPLRLGDVANVVEDHQALIGDAVINQGEGLMLIVEKLPWGNTLEVTKGVEEALRQMEPGLSGINVDTEIFRPATFIEESLNNLSRALLLGCILVVMVLGAFLFQWRTALISLIAIPLSLVTAASVLYLTGASVNTMVLAGLVIAVGVVVDDAIIDIENIIRRLRQHRASGGTRSTASVVLEASLEVRGPIVYATLIIIAAAVPIFFLQGLTGAFFRPLAISYTLAVLASMAVALTVTPALALIFMRKVPLKEQEPPLVRVLKRGYRWVLSRIIRRPAAGYATFGAMAAIGAITAPLLGQSLLPDFKERDFLMHWLTQPGTSVTEEYRVSQKACTELLTIPGVRNCGSHIGQAFNADEVVGVYFGENWISVDPAADYSKTLASIHEVVDGYPGIVRDVQTYLKERIREVLTGASDAVVVRLYGDDLGLLRSKAAEIQAIFEQTEGTVSPHTALQKDIPQINIEVNLERAQSYGLKPGDIRRAAATLVAGEEVGDVYRGGKAYDVQVWSPPEVRSDITSIRNLPIDTPSGQKILLSDVASIQLKPTPNVIQRDAHSRRIDIESNVKEGQLGHVVAAMEEGLKKVELPPGFHTKILGEFQERQAATNTLLTLAIGALAVIYLLLQVAFGSWRLATLVILTLPIALVGGVFAAFLGGGVLSLGSIVGFLTVMGIAARNGILLINHCQHLEKYEGMHFGPELVLRGAGERLSPILMTTLATGLALVPLVVLGNIPGHEIEHPMALVILGGLVTSTLLNLFVVPSLYLRFGKPKERRHQAPPKEPVLANA, from the coding sequence ATGCGCCGGATTGTCGGGTTCAGCCTGAAATTCCGCGCCTTGGTGGTGGCCATAGCAGTGGCAATAATGGCGTTCGGCGGCGTCCAGCTCAGCACGGCATCGGTGGATGTCTTCCCGGAGTTCGCGCCACCGAAGGTCGAAATCCAGACCATCTGCATCGGCCTGACTGCGTCCGAAGTGGAAGAGCTGGTGACCGTTCCACTCGAAGACGCCCTCAACGGCGTCGAAGGACTCGACGAAATTCGTTCCAAGTCCGTCGAGCAGCTGTCCTCGATCGTGCTCCTCTTTGCCCCGGGGGCTGACCTGCTCAAGGCCCGCCAGCTCGTCTCGGAGCGCATCGCCAACGTCACTCCGTCACTGCCTACCTGGGCGGCGCCGCCGGTGATGCTGCAGCCGCTGTCATCCACCAGCCGGGTCATGAAAATCGGCCTGACGTCGGATGAGCGTTCGCTGATGGAAATGTCCATGATCACCTACTGGAAAATCCGCGCCCACCTTCTGCGGGTGCCCGGCGTGGCCAACATCGCCATCTGGGGCGAACGGCTGCAGATGCTTCAGGTCCAGGCCATCCCGGCGAAGATGAAGGCCAACGATGTCTCGCTGAATCAGGTCATGGAAGTCACAGCGGATGCGCTGGATGCCGGCCTGCTCCAGTATTCTCCGGGGGCCGTCATTGGTACCGGCGGCTACATCGGGACGCCCAACCAGCGCATCGGCGTCCAGCATGTGCTGCCCATCACCACTCCCAAGGACCTCGCGGAGATCACCATCGAGGAGAAGAACGGGAAGCCGCTGCGCCTCGGTGACGTGGCCAATGTAGTGGAAGACCATCAGGCGCTCATTGGCGATGCCGTGATCAACCAGGGCGAGGGGCTGATGCTCATCGTTGAGAAGCTTCCATGGGGCAACACCCTGGAAGTCACGAAGGGCGTGGAGGAAGCGCTGCGGCAGATGGAGCCGGGGCTGAGCGGCATTAACGTCGACACGGAGATTTTCCGTCCGGCGACCTTCATCGAGGAGTCCCTCAATAACCTCAGCCGTGCGCTCCTGCTCGGCTGCATCCTCGTGGTCATGGTGCTGGGAGCGTTCCTCTTCCAGTGGCGGACGGCGCTCATCAGCCTGATCGCGATCCCGCTCTCGCTGGTGACGGCTGCGTCCGTTCTCTATCTGACCGGTGCTTCTGTGAACACCATGGTCCTGGCCGGGCTGGTGATCGCCGTGGGGGTGGTGGTGGATGATGCCATCATCGACATCGAGAACATCATCCGAAGGTTGAGACAGCACCGGGCTTCCGGTGGAACCCGCTCCACCGCCTCGGTGGTCCTGGAGGCCTCGTTGGAAGTCCGCGGACCGATCGTCTATGCCACGCTGATCATCATCGCAGCCGCGGTGCCGATCTTCTTCCTCCAGGGACTCACGGGCGCTTTCTTCAGGCCTCTGGCCATCTCCTACACGCTGGCGGTGCTGGCATCGATGGCTGTGGCCTTGACAGTGACCCCTGCCCTTGCACTGATCTTCATGCGCAAGGTCCCGTTAAAGGAGCAGGAACCACCCTTGGTCCGCGTGCTCAAGCGCGGTTACCGCTGGGTCCTGAGCCGGATCATCAGGCGTCCGGCGGCGGGTTACGCCACCTTCGGCGCCATGGCGGCCATCGGTGCCATCACAGCACCGCTGCTGGGGCAGTCGCTTCTGCCGGACTTCAAGGAGCGCGATTTCCTGATGCACTGGCTGACCCAGCCGGGCACGTCGGTCACGGAGGAGTACCGCGTCAGCCAGAAGGCCTGCACGGAACTGCTGACCATCCCGGGGGTCCGGAACTGCGGATCCCATATCGGGCAGGCATTCAACGCCGACGAGGTCGTGGGTGTGTATTTCGGTGAGAACTGGATCAGCGTCGACCCAGCAGCGGACTATAGCAAGACGCTGGCCTCAATCCATGAAGTCGTGGACGGGTATCCCGGGATCGTGCGCGACGTTCAAACCTACCTGAAGGAGAGGATCCGTGAGGTTCTGACGGGCGCGAGCGACGCCGTCGTCGTCCGGCTTTACGGGGACGACCTGGGGCTCCTGCGTTCAAAGGCCGCGGAAATCCAGGCGATCTTTGAGCAGACCGAAGGAACCGTTTCCCCCCATACGGCCCTGCAAAAGGACATTCCACAGATCAATATCGAGGTCAATCTGGAACGGGCCCAGAGCTACGGTCTGAAGCCCGGCGACATCCGGCGGGCCGCGGCGACGCTGGTCGCCGGTGAAGAAGTCGGTGACGTGTACAGGGGCGGCAAGGCATATGACGTGCAGGTCTGGAGTCCGCCAGAGGTCCGCTCCGACATCACCAGCATCAGGAACCTTCCCATTGATACCCCCAGCGGTCAGAAAATCCTGCTGTCCGATGTGGCTAGTATCCAGCTCAAACCGACCCCGAACGTCATCCAGCGCGATGCACACTCGAGGCGGATCGATATCGAGTCCAATGTGAAGGAAGGCCAGCTGGGCCACGTTGTTGCGGCCATGGAGGAAGGACTCAAGAAAGTGGAGTTGCCTCCGGGCTTCCATACGAAAATCCTGGGCGAGTTCCAAGAACGCCAAGCGGCAACCAACACGCTGCTGACCCTCGCCATCGGGGCGCTGGCCGTGATTTACCTACTCCTGCAGGTGGCCTTCGGCAGCTGGCGGTTGGCCACACTGGTGATCCTCACGCTGCCGATCGCCCTCGTGGGAGGCGTGTTCGCGGCCTTCCTAGGAGGCGGAGTGCTGTCACTGGGCTCCATTGTGGGCTTCCTGACCGTCATGGGCATCGCGGCAAGGAACGGCATCCTGCTCATCAACCACTGCCAGCACCTGGAGAAGTATGAGGGCATGCACTTTGGCCCGGAGCTGGTGCTGCGCGGGGCGGGGGAGCGGCTTTCACCGATCCTGATGACCACGCTCGCCACCGGGCTGGCCCTCGTTCCGCTGGTGGTCCTGGGCAACATTCCGGGCCACGAGATCGAGCATCCCATGGCGCTCGTGATCCTCGGCGGGCTGGTGACGTCCACGCTGCTCAACCTCTTCGTGGTTCCGTCGCTGTACCTGCGGTTCGGCAAGCCGAAGGAGCGCCGTCACCAGGCGCCGCCGAAGGAGCCCGTACTGGCTAACGCGTAG